A genomic window from Flavobacterium johnsoniae includes:
- a CDS encoding alpha-amylase family glycosyl hydrolase, with product MKFNIKIVYGLLLALAFVSCSSSDDENKTPPSPYTQYGAPFDKMPKKEDAIIYQVNIRAFSQAGTLKGVQDRLTQIQELGVNVIYLMPVFPVGKERATGELGSPYAVKDYKAVNPDFGTLQDLQTLVEEAHKKNMAVILDWVANHTAWDNAWITQHKNWYQQDANGNIIIPPGTNYNDVAQLNFNNTEMKDAMIDAMSYWVYNANIDGFRCDYADFVPNNFWSDAITKLRKIKKNQEILMLAEGSKYNHFASGFDFTFGFNFFYTIEQLFKENKPATTIQDSNATEYANVYDPSNKVVRYTSNHDVNLSDGTPLELFGGKQGSIAMFVVAAYLKSIPMIYNGQEIGYDKRLNYFAKTPIDWSTADASMLAEYKKIIAFRNTSNAIKTGEFTGYSSNAVSAFTMIKDAEKVFVLSNLTSSTVKHLIPNTLKGNWKDAFTGAAVTVGSDITLQPFQYLVLKN from the coding sequence ATGAAATTCAATATAAAAATCGTTTACGGATTATTGCTTGCATTAGCTTTTGTTTCGTGCAGTTCTTCTGATGACGAAAACAAAACTCCGCCATCTCCGTATACACAATACGGCGCTCCTTTTGATAAAATGCCAAAGAAAGAAGATGCCATAATTTATCAGGTAAACATTCGTGCTTTTAGTCAGGCAGGAACATTGAAAGGTGTTCAAGACAGATTAACTCAAATTCAAGAATTGGGTGTAAATGTTATTTATTTGATGCCTGTTTTTCCTGTTGGAAAAGAAAGAGCAACTGGCGAATTAGGTTCTCCTTACGCCGTAAAAGATTATAAAGCTGTAAATCCTGATTTCGGAACTTTGCAAGATCTTCAAACTTTGGTTGAAGAAGCGCACAAAAAAAACATGGCTGTTATTTTAGACTGGGTTGCCAATCACACCGCTTGGGATAATGCTTGGATTACACAACACAAAAATTGGTATCAACAAGATGCAAACGGAAATATTATTATTCCTCCAGGAACAAATTACAATGACGTTGCGCAATTGAATTTCAATAATACAGAAATGAAAGATGCCATGATTGATGCCATGTCTTATTGGGTTTACAACGCCAATATTGACGGTTTCAGATGCGATTATGCTGATTTTGTCCCAAACAATTTCTGGTCAGATGCGATTACCAAATTAAGAAAAATCAAAAAGAATCAAGAAATTTTAATGTTGGCTGAAGGTTCAAAATACAATCATTTTGCTTCAGGCTTTGATTTTACTTTTGGCTTCAATTTCTTTTATACAATCGAACAGCTTTTTAAAGAGAATAAACCTGCAACAACGATTCAAGATTCGAACGCGACAGAATATGCCAACGTTTACGATCCATCAAATAAAGTCGTTAGATATACAAGTAATCACGACGTAAACCTTTCTGACGGAACTCCATTAGAACTTTTTGGAGGCAAACAAGGATCTATTGCAATGTTTGTTGTCGCTGCTTATTTAAAATCAATTCCAATGATTTACAACGGACAGGAAATTGGTTACGACAAAAGATTAAATTATTTCGCTAAAACTCCAATCGATTGGTCAACTGCTGATGCTTCGATGCTGGCGGAATACAAAAAAATCATTGCTTTCAGAAACACAAGCAATGCAATTAAAACTGGAGAATTTACAGGTTACAGCAGTAATGCTGTTAGTGCTTTCACTATGATAAAAGATGCAGAAAAAGTTTTTGTTCTTTCTAATTTAACAAGTTCTACCGTAAAACATCTTATTCCAAATACATTAAAAGGAAATTGG